One Phaseolus vulgaris cultivar G19833 chromosome 4, P. vulgaris v2.0, whole genome shotgun sequence DNA window includes the following coding sequences:
- the LOC137836416 gene encoding uncharacterized protein — MWLEMKKENDRMRQEFLSQQVCAEPIEPLVSPTPKSTKGSCAAPPTSGDDINGQTEDCELLVVGGKLPRVVALGKVYKNATTLHNVPLSPDVAKVTIEKVRFPDARVPLPSDEVTTVADAFQTFVAWPRELIRSMPEPHEPFQPPTPKKKREVPVDDPMASLRLIASQIGNDPFPVPWDNTFFQINTELPLMIYNTDLSEFISGNQELNISIIQFFMMFLHRVCITEGKENMYGFVDPAYTNPVGPNSTETQAYITNILEKEGKQIYLCPYINE; from the exons atgtggctggagatgaaaaaggagaatgatcgaatgcgacaagagtttctatcgcaacaagtttgtgctgagccgattgaaccccttgttagtcccactcccaagagcacaaaggggagttgtgcggctcctccaacatcaggggatgatatcaatgggcagacagaggattgtgagctactggtagtgggcggcaaacttcctcgggtggtggcacttggaaaagtctataaaaacgccaccaccttacataacgttcctctctcccctgatgtggcgaaggtaactattgaaaaagtacgatttcctgatgctcgtgttccactaccttcagatgaggtaaccactgtggccgatgcatttcagacattcgttgcctggcccagagagctcattcgatctatgcccgaacctcat gaaccttttcagccaccaactccgaaaaagaagcgtgaggttccagttgacgatcctatggcttccctacgtctcattgctagtcagattggcaatgatccttttccagttccgtgggataatacattttttcaaatcaacactgaactgccactgatgatttacaacacagatttatcagaatttatatctgggaaccaggagctcaatataagtataattcaattttttatgat gtttttgcatagagtctgtatcactgaggggaaggaaaatatgtatggattcgtagatcctgcatatactaatcccgttggaccaaactcaactgagactcaagcatacatcactaacatcctggaaaaagagggaaaacaaatttatttatgcccttacattaatgagtaa
- the LOC137837148 gene encoding myb-related protein 315-like, with the protein MGRQPCCDKVGLKRGPWTIEEDHKLMNFILNNGIQCWRAVPKLAGLLRCGKSCRLRWINYLRPDLKRGGFTEVEEDQIIQLHSCFGNRWSKIASHFPGRTDNEIKNHWNTKIKKRLKLLGLDPFTLMPIEQKEKSGADKVKTDMQPKSTSNGSDQGVENNKSLDMHATVEEPKTEEKMEESRVKWDDTTGFFNNYEVLCSQLDLGSWMSQETKASTSSYCSSSFSLDDSSNFSVDESSYLQENSLQQWVEGLDSILSWDNFSPLQKDFPFLENRQ; encoded by the exons ATGGGAAGACAACCTTGTTGTGATAAGGTTGGTTTGAAGAGAGGCCCTTGGACTATTGAGGAAGATCACAAGCTTATGAATTTCATTCTCAACAATGGTATTCAATGCTGGAGAGCAGTTCCCAAGCTAGCAG GATTGTTGAGATGTGGAAAGAGCTGCAGATTGAGATGGATTAATTATCTCAGACCAGACCTCAAGAGGGGTGGATTTACTGAAGTGGAAGAGGATCAAATTATACAACTACATTCATGTTTTGGTAACAG GTGGTCTAAGATTGCTTCACATTTTCCAGGGAGGACAGACAATGAAATCAAGAATCATTGGAACACAAAAATCAAAAAGAGGTTGAAGCTCCTTGGTTTGGACCCTTTCACCCTGATGCCTATTGAGCAAAAGGAAAAGTCTGGTGCTGACAAAGTTAAGACAGACATGCAGCCAAAAAGCACTTCAAATGGATCTGACCAAGGTGTGGAGAACAACAAGTCCTTGGACATGCATGCCACAGTAGAAGAGCCAAAAACAGAAGAGAAAATGGAAGAAAGCAGGGTCAAATGGGATGATACCACTGGATTTTTTAACAATTATGAAGTGCTGTGCTCACAGTTGGATTTGGGATCATGGATGAGCCAAGAAACAAAAGCCAGCACTAGTTCTTATTGTAGTTCTTCTTTCTCACTGGATGATTCCAGCAACTTTTCTGTAGATGAATCCTCTTATCTTCAGGAGAATTCCTTGCAACAATGGGTTGAGGGTTTGGATTCCATTCTCTCATGGGATAACTTCAGTCCACTTCAGAAAGATTTTCCCTTCTTGGAAAATAGGCAATAA